The segment GGTGCCGGCGGGGGAGCCGATGATGTAGCCCGGCATTCCCCGCTCGTCGATCTTGTGCGCCCAGAGCGGCTGGCCGCTCACCAGGTCGAGGCAGCCAAATCCATCGTCTGCGGCGAGATAGACCTTGTTATCCGAAACGGCGAGGTTGTTGACGTCGTCCAGCTTGCCGGGCGTCTTGCCCTTCCAGAGTGGGTTCTTTTTGAGATCTTTCTTCGTGGCGGCGCGCAGGTCGAAAGCCTTCAGATCGTCGTCTTCGGCGAGAACCAGGACGTGCTCCTCAATGCCGATGTGCTTGTCTTCGACGCTGTACTCCCAGAGGTCTGCGCCGCTGAACAGGTCGAGAGCGTGCACGTCTTCAACCTCTTGTTCGATGATTCGCCCTTCGTGAAGGTAGTACTTGATGTTCTGAGGGTCGTTGATCTCGCGGCGCCATCGTGTCTCACCGGTCAGCAGATCGAGGAGGTAGGCACCGCCGCTGGGCTTCGAGAGCTCGTCTGCGGCGTAACCTCCGAAGGGGACGAAGGACTTGAGCAGGGATGCGCCAATGGACTTGCCGATCGTCTTGCTGACGGAGATCGGGTCGATCGTCTTGAGAAAGAGAGAGTGCTTGTCGTAGATCGGGAGAACCAGCAGGGGGTCCTCGATGATGGCGCCGGCATTCCTCCAAATAACTTCACCGGTAAACTGATCGATCGCCATGGTCAGGCCGACCTTCTTCTCTTCCCCTTTGGCAGGCGGAGCGCCGGGGTTCTGGACGCCAAGGAAGACAATGATGCTGGTCTGGACGACCTCCAGGAGGGAGTCTAGCTCCGCGACGATGGGAAGTTCCCAGATCCGCTCGCCAGATCCGCCTTCCATGCCGACGACTCGCGACGAGAGGCCGACCACGACAACGCCGAGGCTCGTGCTGTGGAACCAACGGACCTCTTCGCCGAAGTCCTGTTCCCACACCTGTTGCCCGGCTTCGATCGCGGGCGGAACTACGGGAAGCTCGACCTCGGTGGCCTCGAGAGTGGCGGGCGGAATGTCGATCGGCGTGCCGAGAACGCTCTCGGCGCCCGCCGCGGAAGGATCCGGCAGGCTCTTGGCCGCAGGGTCTGTGGCTGCCGCTTCGGAGGGCACCTCCGGGGAGGGTGCGCTTGGCGGATCCTGGGCAGCCAGGCCAGGAGGAAGCGTTAGTGCCATAGCCACGAGAGCGAGATGAGCACCCAGGCGGGTGAACGGTCCGAACGAGCTCTTCCGCCATGAACCGAGCCAATCACGAGTAGCGGGTCCGGCCAGGAGTTGCCGATGAGCGTTCATGGAAGGCTCCCAGAAGCAGCAATAAATGATGCGAGTTAGTCGTAGGGACGGAGGATCGTGACCCGCCGGCTCTTTTCCCGGTTCTCTACACCCCTGTTGAGTACCGGTACCTCAGAGCCTCGGCCGGTCGGCTCGAGAGCGACGCTGACCTTTGCCTTCTGAAGGAAGGCGAGTACCGCGGCGGCTCGGGCGCGAGAAAGAGCTACGTTGTGAGGCTGAGAACCCTCGCTGCTCGAGTGCCCCTCGATGATGTAGCGCTCACCGCTCGAAGCCCGGCGAAGCGCTTTCGCGAGCTGATCGAGCTGGCTGGTCGACAGGGGCAATAGCTTGTCGGAGTCGACATCGAACAGGACGGTCAGGTTGATTCCGAAGCCTTTCGCGCCCACGAAGTTCTCATCGGTCGGCTTGCCGGCGAGGGCCTTGGGTCGAACGGACTTGCTGCCAATCTGGAGCTGCGAGGTGATCTCTTCGTCCGATTTGAAGGCGAACTGCGTCGCGCCGTCGGTTTCCCGGACGGTCTGGGGAGCGAACTGCGCCTCGATCACCTTCTGGTCTTCTGGGCTCTCCGCGAGGACCAGAGCCGACTGAAGGTAGATCTCGGCGCCCTCGGCGTCGCCCTCCGCACGCGCGACTCTTGCCAGGCCGATCAGCGGCTGCGGATCGCCAGCGCGCAGCGCCAAAGCTGTCCGATAGGACAACGAGGCGGGCTCGAGCTGGCCGAGCCGCTCCTGGGCTTCCCCGAGAGCAAGATGGGCGGCGGGGCTGCGAGCGCAGTTCAGGACCAGACTGCGCGCGCGAGCCTCATGGTCGGTCGGAGCTAGAGCTCGTAGGTCCCAGGCTGCGGCTGCGATGGCGGCCTCGCCGCAGTCGAGCGGCGCATCTGCTCGAGCCTGGAGCGCCCCGACGGAAAGCGTCAGGAAAGGCACAACGAGAGCAGCGCTGGTCAAGTCGGTTCTTGAGAATCGCGGCATGAAGCGGACAAAAGCAAGCACCGCGCCAGGAGAGTTGGGCTGCCTCTTTCCACCTTCCGGAGATCGAGGCGGTGGCCGTGCTTGCCCCAGGGAATCGAGTACTCGCAAGGTCTCGCGGTTCGGGTTTTCGGGTTTCGGGCACCAGGGCATCGAGCCGCGGGGGACTCGCTGCTCGGGAGCGCTTAGCGAGTGCGCGCCGACTGCCAAGTAGATGCGCGCGGAGTGAAGGTAGTGAGCGGCGCCCCATCGGCAGTTTCCAGTTGTTGCGCACCACTCATGGATGGTCGCCGTCTTGCAGCCCGGAGATCGGGAGGGGTCAGGCATGGCTTCGAATCTCCAGGCTGGAAAGCCGAAGGTCGAGATCGCCAGAGCTAGCCATCGATCGCGTCGAACAGAGCTGAGAGGGGGATCGCAGTGAGTCGAGAATTGAGCCGAATCCTATCGACGGTTGGAGGGATCTTTCTGGCGAGCTGCACGGTGTTGCGCGCATCGTCGCCTCCTCCCCCAGTGACCATCAAGGGCTGCCCCGCCGCGCGGACGCTTCTCGCGACCTTGGTCGAAGTTCAATGGGGCGTTCCGGCGAGTGGTCCGATCGAGTTTCGCTACAAGCTGGATGTCCCAGGCGACTGGATGGGCGGCCTCGCCTATGCGATGAACAAGTGGTCCGATTGGGAGTCGACGCAGTCGGTCAGCTACAGGAACTTCGTCGTCGAAGGCGCCTACCGGTTCACAGTGCAATCGCGATGGAGCGGATCGACCGAGTCCGCGGAGGCTACTTGCAGCTGGCAGATCTACTGGGAGTATCCCGAGATCCGCGAAGCCGCGATGACCATCGACTGGAACCGAGTGAACGCTGCTCCTGACAAACGGGAGCGCTATCGCCTCCTGGCTGAGGAGTACGGCCGGCAGTCGGAGATGGCTTTGCGCGAGTTCGATTACGAGGTTCGCATGTTGAAGCTCACGACCTCGCCGCGAGAGTTGGTCGACACTGTGGCCGGCGCCGTCACGGAGCAGGGTAACGGCATGCTCCTGGAGTGGGCGGATCGTTCAACGGCAGCGGTCGCAGGCAAACTGCTCCTGCCCAAGACGATCTACGAAATTGTGCGCCAGGGCGCCGTGGACGTAGCTCTCGTCTATCGCAACGCCAGGGCCAACGCGGCCTGCTCGAAAGCAGTGGTGGCGGCCTATGCCGAGCGTTTCTATCGCGAGCTGGCCAGCCGCTGAGCCTGAGACCTCGCGGTCGACCCCCGGCGCGCTCAGGTCATGGCGCAGGAATGGACGCCCGTCTTTGGTCTCGGGTTTGCCATGGAGAGTCGGAACCTGTTGGTGCGGGTAGCTCGCGCGCGGCTCAGGCAAAACAAAAGGAGGCAGTATGGCGCGGTCGTTCGTTGCGAAGCTAGCACTCGGAGCGGTGCTGTCGACCCTCGCGGCACAGCCACTCCGAAGTGATGTCTTCAAGGATCTGCTCAAGGGCCTTGAGAACTCCGCCAAACAGGAGCTGCAGCGTCAGGTCGAGGCCGTGCGCACCGAGGCGGCGACGAGCGCTCAGGTCGCTTCGTTCGACTACACCCTGCGACCCTCGCTCCTGGTTCGCACTTCGGACGGGAGGAGGTTTCAGCTGCGCGCCCTGAACTTCGCTGCGAGCAGAGACTTGACCAGTCCGCTCGCCATGGCGACCCGGGCGGACTTTCGCTATCTCGGCGGCCAGACCTACGATGTCTCCTTCGCCTTGCGCTCGATCCAGCCTGTCTCGGGCAGCTTCGTGGCTGGAGTTCTCGCAGGAGCGGCGAACGACTACGCCGAGAAGAACCTCTCGCGGGTGCGCTCCGACATTTCGGCCCTTCTCGGGCGCGCCCTGGACGGCAGCGACTGGGTTTTGCCGCTCGACAACTGCCGTATCGACTCGATAGAAGTGCTCGAAGGGGAAACGACGCCTCCGCCCGCGATGGAGGTGGCCAAGGCCGAAGCACCTACCAGCCACAGCGAGGAGGCCCCCCCAGCGCCGCGCCAGGCTCCGACTCCTGCTGCGCCTCCGGCACCGACGCCTGGGCCTCCTCCAGCCGTCGACGAAGTGCCCCGGCCTGCAGCCCACGTTGACCCCGCACCTACGCAAGTTGCAGCTCCTCCCCCCGTTCTGCTCCCCCGCGCGCGGCTGCGAAGCGTGGACGGGAGTTTCGCCACCTGCAACGTCGACCCGGGCTTCGACCTGAAATCTGGCATGACGGTCGTCGTGATCCGAGGTGGAACCCGGGTGGGGAAGGCGATTGTCATCGATCGACGAACCGGGGAGGCAGATCTCGAGATCACCGAGAGCTTCGCAGGGCGGGACCCTCAGGTCGGAGATCTCATTCGAGTCGAGGGGCGGTGACGGCTTCGACATGCCGGGTGTTTTCGAACGTCCTGCGCTGGTCAGTGTGGAAGACCTTGGGCGTCGGGTCTCAAGTCCGGGACGCGGGGGCAGAGGTGTCGGAGTGTGACCTCGTCGAGCGCCCGGCCAGGCCTATGCTGTCGCTTCGCGGAGGCAGGTTCCGTAGACGGAAGTGAGGCGCAGCTCGAGCGTCAGAGCTTCAAGCGCTTCATCTTGAGCGCCAGCCCGTTGCGGGTTATTCCGAGAATCTGGGCCGCCTTCGACTTGTTGCCTTGCGCGGATCGGAGGGCTTCGGCGATCGCTTCTCGCTCGACGGCGTCGACTCGGCCGTGAAGGGCGCCGTGGGCCTGGGCGTTGTCGAGGTGCGGCGCTTGGGGGGCAGGCGCAGCGGCGGGCTCGATGTGCTGTACGGGTGACTTTGTGTGCTCGACCGAGTACTTCACCGGCCCGAAGTGATCTTCCTGCAGATGCCCGCCATCCGTCGCCAGTAGCACCGCGCGATCGACTTCGTTCTTCAATTCCCGCACATTCCCCGGCCACTCGTAGGCAGTGAGGAGGTCGAGGGCTTTGCGGCTGACGCCGTGGATCTCTTTCTGGTAGCGCTGGGCGGCTTCGTGGGCGAAGGCCAGGACTAAGGCCGGGAGGTCCTCCTTGCGCTCGCGCAGGGGCGGGAGATGGAACTGGAGGCCTTTCAGGCGGTAGTAGAGATCGGCGCGGAAGGTGCCGGCTTCGACGCGTTGGGCGAGGTTCTGGTTGCTGGCGGAGATGACGCGGACGTGGATCTTCTTCGGGTGGTGGGCGCCGACGGGGAGGACTTCGCGCTCCTGGAGGACGCGGAGGAGCTTCGCCTGCAGGCGCTCGGCCATGTCGCCGATCTCGTCGAGGAAGACGGTGCCGCCTTCGGCTTTGGCGAAGAGGCCGGGGCGGGGATCGACGCCGGTCGCGACTCTCGCCTCGACGCCGAAGAGCTCGGCTTCGAGGAGCTCGGCGGGGATCGCGGCGCAGTTGATGGCGAGGAACGGGCCTTTCGCCGAGTGCCCCGAGGCGTGGACGAGCTTCGCGATCAGCTCTTTGCCGGTGCCGGTTTCGCCGAGGAGGAGGACATCCATTGTGCTCTGCACCGTCGCGCGCAGGTGGTGGAACAGCTTCTCCATCGCGACCGAGCCGCCGTGGACCAGCTCGGGCGGGAAGCGCAGCGGATCGGAGCCCATCCCGCCATTCGCGCCGATCGCGACCGCCGCGCCGCGGCGCGCGGGGGTGGGTGGGGCGGCGGGTTTGCGGTGGGCGGGCACGAGCTTTTCCGCCAGGTAGTCGAAGAAATCGAGCTTCCACCCGGCGGGCTTGCCGGAGTGGGGAGGCAAGACCGCTGCCAGGACGACGTCGTGCGGCTTCCTGGGGAGACGCCGGGCGAGGGCGAGACGGTTCTCGACGAGCGCGACGAGGGGCAGGCCGTCGCCGGGCGCGGAGATCGATTCGAGGAGGACCGGACAGAGCGGGGCGCCGGCGTGGACCGGGCCCGCGATCGCCTCGATCGCCGGCTCGGCGTGGTCGCCTTGCGGTGAGTACACCAGCAGCAGCTCCGCGCCCAGCGTCTGGCGGGCGCGCTCCATGAGGTCGGAGGTCGTGGCGCTGCCGAGCTCGAGGCGCGATGACGTCTCGATGCGGCGCACCAGCGCGAGGGCGCTTCCGGGGGTGCCGTAGCCGCCGGTTTCGAAGAGTGGATCGGTGTCGCTCGACCGCGGGGCGCCGGGGCGGGTTCGGCCCTTCGGCGGCGGCAGGATGAGCGTGATGTCGGCGTCCGAGGAGGAGACCTCCTCGAGCCCGACAGAGGCCTTGCCGATCTGCAGCGTCTCACCGGGGAGGAGGAGGAGCTCGGCGTGGCGCTGGTCGCCGCGCAGCAGGCCGTTCTTCGAGCCGAGGTCCGAGATCCAGAGGCCGCCCGGGCGGGAGACGAACTGCGCATGGCGACGCGAGATGCCCGGGAAGGGGACGACGAAGTCGTTCTCCTTCGCGGCGCCGAGAGTGGCCACTTCGGACGGCGGTGAGAAGAAGAGCGCCTGGTTCGCGTAGCGAACGGCGATGCGCAGCATGTGGATGTTCCTCACGCAGGATTTTGGCAGCAGTCGGCGGAGGGTGGCAATCACCCGAAAAGGTGGCGAGCGAGGGAACGAACGAGAAGGGAAAAGCGAACAGGATCGTTGGAAAAAGGGAAGAGAATCTTCGCAGGGGTGGACGTGGTGGTTGGGTATGCCGTGGTGCGGGGGCTCGGGCGCGGCGACGGCCCTCTGTCCGTCAGGGTTCAGCGAGCGGATCGAACACGCGATCGAAACCCAAGCCCTGAAAAGCGCCGACGTTGCGCGTCGCGAGCTCGGTGACTCCCTGGCGGACGAGCGACACGCCGATCCTGGCGTCGAAGATCCTGCGGCGACCGAAGCCGGGTTCAGCGGCCTTCTTCCAGATCGTCGCCATGACTCCCTCGGGTGCATCGAGCAGGCGCCAGCGCGGATTCGTCCGCAGGGTCTCGATCAGGGCGACCGCCTGGGCAGCTGCGAGCGGGCGGGCCGCGATCGCCGGATTCCTGACCAGAACGTAGAGCTCCATCAGCACCAGCTCCGAGATCGCGACGTCTCCGTCGAGCGCCGTGATCCAGAGCTTGGCTGCCGTGTGATCGCGATGCGACGGTTCGAGCGCCGGGAAGAGGAGATTGGTGTCGAACGCGATCATCGCGGCTTCCTGGGCCGAGCGGCCTCCTTCGATGCGGCCGGTTCGTGGACGTAAGACGGACTGTCGTAGAGCGAAGCTCGCCAATCCGGATCCGTAAACGGATCGGTCTGCAGGCCGAGGTCGAGCTGCGGCAGCTTCCAATGGGCCGGCGGCTCAGCGCGCGGCGGGAAGGACGGGACGACCCCCTCGAGCCCTCGCCGAACGACATCGGCGAAACTCATCTCGTACTCGGCTGCAATCCGTTTCGCCTCCCGGTAGAGATGATCCGGGATCTGAATCTGGGTCTTGATCATGCTGGCATTTTGCCATGTGGGCTATTCGCCAGCAATCTGGAGGCCGCGAGAGGGAACTCGATCAGGTCCGGGACGCGATCGATGCGTTTCGCTTCGCTCGACGCATCCTACATTTGGATATTTGGGGTGAGGGGTCAGGGGGTCAGAGCGGCGAGGCGGTCTTCGAGGATCGCCAGGTGGACGCGGTAGGTGGGGTCGGTGCGCTGCAGGCGACGGGCGTCCTCGGCGGCGGCTCGCAACCGTGGCAAGGCCTCGCGGGAACTCCCGTTCTGGGCGAGGAGGTGGCCTGCGAGGCCGTCGAAGAGCGGCCCGTACTCCGAAACCGCCGAACGCCCCGCGCGGAGCTCGGCGAGAAGCATCGCGGGGTCCTCTCCGCTCGCCAGGCGGAGCTCGTACCACCAGTAGCGGTGCAGGTCCTGGAAGCCGCTGGCAGCGAATACCACATCCGGACGAGGTGGCCGGCCGGCACGCCATTCGACGAAGGCGCGTTCGGGAGCGGCCTCCTGATTGGGATAGGCCTGCGCGAACCGGTCGAGCTCGGTGAGTGCCTGTTGCCATTGCCCGCGCTCGCCGAGAACGAGAATGAGGCCGCGCAGCGTGAAGATCCGCGAACGCCCGAGAGTCAGCGAAGCTCCGGCCCCCAGCCCGCGCCGGTACCAGGCGGCCGCGAGGTCGAGCTGACCCTGGGAGTGCAGGTAGCGCGCCGCATCGAAGGCGATCTCCGGCGCGTTGTGCGAGGAGGACCAGAGCGCGTCGTAGCGCGCCAGGGCCTTGGCCGTCTCACCCCCCTCGAGGAGGGCCTGGGCACGCAGGCGCTCGAGCCACTCCTCGAGCGCCGGTACTCCGGCGGCGCGCGCCGCGCCGGCAGCCTGTTCGAGCTCGACGACGGCGAGTCCGGCGTCGCCGGCGGCGAGCAGGCGCGCGCCTTCGCGCATGCCCTTCCAGGCCGCGTCGCGCAGCTGCCGACGGCGAGCCGGTGCGAGCCCGGAAGGGAGGTCGACCAGGAAGCCGTCGAAGTCGAGCACGAGCGGGCCGGAGCCGTCCTGCTTCTGCAGCGAAAGCTGGCGCCGGATCGGATCGATGCTGATCGCGAACTGATCGACGAAACGCTGGTTCGAGGGCAGCAACGAGTACCAGTAGAGAGGCTGGAGGGAACCGCCGATGTCCGCGAGGTCCGGAGCGTAGACCGCGCTCCCGGAGCGCCGGTCCAGGGTTGGATCGTCGAGCGGCGGATCGATCCGCACCGCGGCGATGCCGGCACTCCACCCCATCCGGTTGTTGATCCCCAGCAGGAGGACCTCGTCGCGTCCGTCACCGTCGAGATCGGTGGCGCCGGCGAAGCGATGGTGACCTGCGCTCACGAGGAGAGTGCGTGAGCGGCGCAGGCGGGGCTCGTAGAGCACGACATAGCCAGGGTAGTAGGGATCGTGAGTGAAGCTGAGGACCAGCTCGTCGATGCCGTCGCGGTCCAGGTCACAGCGATTGATCGTGAAGCCATAGGTATCCGAGAACTCGACGAACTGGAGGGCCGACGAAGGGACCAGGACCTCCTCGATCTTCGCCCCCGATTGCGGATCGAGGAAGTGAAGAATGCTGGTGGAGCGGTTGAGCGGCTCGAACGCCCCGCCGAGGAAGGCTGCCAGCCGCAGATCGCCGCCGGCCGCGCGGAAGGGCACGAAGTTCCCCTGCGGACGAATATCGTCCCGCTGCCAGAGGGTCCGCCCGCTGCGGTCGACGGCCCGCACTCCGGTATTGCCATCCACCACCATGTGGGAGAAGCGCGCGGCGTTGTACTGGCGAACCCAGAAGCTCGTCGCCGCCAGGCCGAGCGCGGCGAGCGTCGCTGCCAGCCAGAGGCCTCGGCGCGGGCGAAAGCGCGAGCGGACCCTGCGGGATTCGAGGTCGGCGAGCACGGCGGCGGCGGAAGAGTAGCGCTGCAACGGATCCCGCTCGAGCAGGCGCCGGACGACGGCGGCGAGCCAGGCGGGGGTGTCGGCGCGGAGGTCGGCGAGGTCCGGTGTCGCGTCCTGGCGCAGCCGTTCGAGGAGCGACCCCAGCGACGACTGGGTGACGAACGGCAGCCGCCCGGCGACCATCTCGAACAGCACGACGCCCAGCGAGTAGAGGTCCGAGCGCGCGTCGACCGGCTGGCCGAGAGCCTGCTCGGGCGAGAGGTACTCGAGCGTGCCGAGGACCGATTCGTGGGTCGTGGCGCGGGTCTCGTCGCGCTCGAGATGGAGTGCCAAGCCGAAGTCGGAGAGCTTCACCTCGTCGTCCGCGGTCAAGAGAAGGTTGCCCGGCTTGATGTCGCGATGGAGGATGCCCATCGTGTGCAGGGTGGCGAGCCCTTCGAGCGCCTGCGACGCCCACTTCACGGCGTCGTCAATGGCCACCGGATTCGCCGAGGAATGGCGCGTCAGGCGATCGCCGAGCGAGCCCCCTTCGACGATCTCCATGGTGAGGAAGACGGTTTCGCCGGCCTCCTCGATGTCGAAGACCCGGACGATGCGCGGATGGACGACGTCGCGGGCGATCGCAGCCTCGCGCCGCAGGCGCAGGAGCGCCCCAGGCGAGAGCCGGTCGCGGCGCAGGACTTTGAGCGCGACTTCGCGCTTCAGGAAGCGGTCGAAGGCGCGGTAGACCACCGCATACCCGCCGGTGCCGAGGACCTCGCGCACCTCGAAGCGGTTGGCGAGCTCGGTGCCGCCGGCGAGGAGCTCGATGCGTCCGGGCGGCCTCTCGCCGCCCGGTCCGACGCTCTCCGTGCGTGGGTTCTGGCTCATCGCATCGTTCGTACAGCCGGTGTTGCCGGCGCCGTGGTTAAGATGCGACGAAGTCTAGCTGGGAAACGAGGGACTCCACCCGACCGGCGGGGTGGGCCGGGCGGGCGGAGGGTTGGAGGGGAGCGGCCAAGGCCGTTCGTTCTCCGGGTCGTTCCGGGGGTGGCTGTTCAGGCGGCGATCGATGCGTTTCGCTGGGCTCAACGCATCCTACGATTCGCAGCCCGCGATTCGCGGGCGGCGGTCAGCGCAGCGAGATGTGGACGTTGCTGTCTTCGTCCTGGACGCGGATGGAGAAGGTCCCGGCCTCGAGGGCGCGATCGATCTCCCTACGCGACAGGTCCTCGCCGCCGAGGACGCAGCGGGCGAGTGACCAGGGGAGAGTGAGATCGACTGTGTCGCCGTCTTCTTCGCGGATCTTCATCTCGAGGAGCTTGCCGGCGCGCCGGGCGTCGATCCGCTTTTCGTCGTCCCAGATGCTGCCGCGCGTGCCGTCGCCGCCGCGATCGAGGGTGAGGTAGAGGGAGCGCATCTTGGGATCGTCGTCGTGGTCGTCGCACTCGATGTCGATCGGCGTCATCGCGCGGACGATGCCGTTGAGGAGGCCGCCGCCGAAGGTCATGTGGAGGTCCTCGCCCTCTTCGCTGTCGATATCGATCCGGAGCGTCGGGCTGTCGGCCAGCGCCGGAACGGGCGCGAGGGCGAAAGGCAGGGTCAGCAGGGCGGCGACGAGCAGGGGGCGGGTGCGCATGGTCGAATCCTCCGAGAAATGCTCCTGAGGATCCCTACGGCAGTTGGGGGCGGCGAGTTTCGAAACGGCTCGAGCCCGGGACAGGGGATTGCTCGGGGTCCTGTCTGGCCCGCTTCCTAGCGGTTCCGGGGACACATAGCGGCTTCAGCGCCCGTGGGCCGCCTGAGCTCCCGAGCGGCCGCAATATGTCCCCAACTTTCGCCAGCCACCCCTCGTCGGTACAGCAGCGAGAGAAGCTCCTACCTCCGCTTCACCGCGACGCGAGTGCCGGAGCACGCGACCACCGCCGTGACGTCAGTGGTCGACGGGGTGCCCGATCTTTGCGACCAGGTCGGCGAAGTAGCGATCGAGGTCGGCCTGGGTGCGGGCTTCGACCACCAGGCGGAGGAGCGGCTCGGTGTTCGACGGCCGGACGTTGAACCACCAGTCGGGAAACTGCACGGTGATGCCGTCCAACCAGTCGACCTCGCCTTCGGGGTACGCTGCCGCGAGCTGGCGCATCTTGCCGGCCTTGTCCTCGACCTCGAAATTGGTCTCGGGGCTCTTGGCGTAGCGCAGGAGCGGCGCCACGAGCTCGGACATCTTCTTCCCGGAATGCCAGAGGAGATTGAGGACCTCGACGACCGCGAGGATCGCGCAGTCGGCATAGAAGTTGTCGCGGAAGTAGTAGTGACCGGCGAGCTCGCCGCCGAAGATCCCGTGATTGCCGCGCATGGTTGCCTTGATGAACGAGTGGCCGACGCGCTCGCGCACCGGCACGCCGCCGTGCTCGCGGATCCACTCGGCGACGGCGCGCGACGAGCGCAGGTCGTAGGTCACATGTTTGCCCGGCTCGCGCTCGAGGAGCTCGCCGGCGATGAGCGCCGTCGTCAGATCGCTGCCGACCGGTTCGCCCTTCTCGTCGATGAACGCCGCGCGATCGAAATCGCCGTCGCACGAGATCCCGAGATCGGCGCCGACTTCGCGCACCTTGGCCTGCAGGTCGCGGAGGTTCTCGAGCTTGAGCGGATTCGCCTCGTGATTCGGGAACGATCCGTCGAGCTCGAAGTAGAGCGGCACGAGCTCGATCCCGAGGGCATCCCAGATCGCGCGGTCGACGACCGCCATGCCGTTCGAGGCGTCGACGACCACCTTCAGACGGCGAGCGGTCGCGGAGCCCGCGGCTGGTCGCAGAAACGACAGCACGTGCTGCGCATATGCGGCCGAGACGTCGGCGGTCGAGACCGTTCCGGGCCGGGTCGAAGCCGGGAGCTCGTTGTTCTTGACCAACTTCTCGAGCAGCGCGATGCCGTGATCGCCGGAGACCGGCCGCGCCTCGTGCTTGCTGAACTTGAGCCCGTTGTATTGCGCCGGGTTGTGCGACGCTGTGACCTGCGCGCCGCCCGCCGTCTTCAGATGGCCGATGGCGAAGTAGTTCATCGGCGTGGTGGCGAGACCGATGTCGATGACATCGAGGCCGGCCGCAGTCAGCCCCTCGATGAGCGCCCGCGCGAGCGGCACCGACGACGGCCGCATGTCGCGCGACACCACGACGCTGTTGGAATTCGCGAGATCGTCCTCGTCGAGGACAGTGCGGAACGCTTGCCCGATCTTGCGGGCCGTGCTCTCGTCGAGCTCCGTCGGATAGATGCCGCGGACGTCGTATGCCTTGAAGATGCCTGCCATAAGTCCTCGCTCGGGTTCAGTCGTGGAGCTCCAAGCCTATCAGCGGGGGATCAGGGA is part of the Thermoanaerobaculia bacterium genome and harbors:
- a CDS encoding phosphomannomutase/phosphoglucomutase → MAGIFKAYDVRGIYPTELDESTARKIGQAFRTVLDEDDLANSNSVVVSRDMRPSSVPLARALIEGLTAAGLDVIDIGLATTPMNYFAIGHLKTAGGAQVTASHNPAQYNGLKFSKHEARPVSGDHGIALLEKLVKNNELPASTRPGTVSTADVSAAYAQHVLSFLRPAAGSATARRLKVVVDASNGMAVVDRAIWDALGIELVPLYFELDGSFPNHEANPLKLENLRDLQAKVREVGADLGISCDGDFDRAAFIDEKGEPVGSDLTTALIAGELLEREPGKHVTYDLRSSRAVAEWIREHGGVPVRERVGHSFIKATMRGNHGIFGGELAGHYYFRDNFYADCAILAVVEVLNLLWHSGKKMSELVAPLLRYAKSPETNFEVEDKAGKMRQLAAAYPEGEVDWLDGITVQFPDWWFNVRPSNTEPLLRLVVEARTQADLDRYFADLVAKIGHPVDH